From one Treponema denticola genomic stretch:
- a CDS encoding GNAT family N-acetyltransferase, translated as MQDWIKYRIPKKLLDNKNKNIKIEEFNESEHKDIIPQIYADAFCDKAWESDWYKIDFFNPASCFISKYNEEYAGFIISFIKENSAYISVIAVLKKYQKCGIGISLINRVINYFKNQDLEIYLDVESKNKTAINWYNKRGFV; from the coding sequence ATGCAGGACTGGATTAAATATCGAATACCAAAGAAACTTTTGGATAATAAAAATAAAAACATTAAAATCGAAGAATTTAATGAATCTGAACACAAAGATATTATTCCTCAAATCTATGCCGATGCCTTTTGCGATAAGGCATGGGAAAGTGATTGGTATAAAATAGATTTTTTTAATCCCGCCTCTTGTTTTATTTCAAAATATAATGAAGAGTACGCAGGTTTTATTATTTCTTTTATAAAAGAGAATTCGGCTTACATCAGTGTTATTGCGGTTCTAAAAAAATATCAAAAATGCGGAATCGGAATATCTCTTATAAATAGAGTTATAAATTATTTTAAAAATCAGGATTTAGAAATTTATCTTGATGTCGAATCAAAAAATAAAACGGCAATAAATTGGTACAACAAGCGCGGATTTGTTTAA
- a CDS encoding DUF2281 domain-containing protein — protein MSYSTLEKELKTLPEEYLESVAEYIELLKYKISFLNQNRLSKKAPIIGLAEGKFPIPDDINAYDDEISDMFGESI, from the coding sequence ATGAGTTATAGCACATTAGAAAAAGAATTGAAAACGCTGCCGGAAGAATATCTTGAATCTGTGGCAGAATATATTGAACTATTAAAATATAAGATTTCCTTTTTAAATCAAAATCGCCTTTCAAAAAAAGCTCCTATTATAGGACTTGCAGAGGGAAAATTTCCAATACCGGATGACATAAATGCATATGATGACGAAATAAGTGATATGTTTGGAGAATCCATATGA
- a CDS encoding type II toxin-antitoxin system VapC family toxin, giving the protein MKVLLDTHILIWLHRNDEKLSQKARKIILNPQNEIFYSTINIWEAQLKYLKHPDSFQFSGEHLDKLSLKANLSCLYIKPSHVIALGTLTYSKNAPKLHNDPFDRMLICQAKVENMFLMTHDSLIPYYDEDFIIPV; this is encoded by the coding sequence ATGAAAGTCTTATTGGATACACATATTTTAATATGGCTGCATCGGAATGATGAAAAACTTTCTCAAAAAGCTAGAAAAATTATACTCAATCCTCAAAATGAGATTTTTTACAGCACAATAAATATTTGGGAAGCTCAACTTAAATATTTAAAGCACCCTGACTCTTTTCAATTTTCGGGGGAACATTTGGATAAGCTAAGCCTTAAAGCGAATTTATCTTGCCTGTATATAAAACCAAGTCATGTGATTGCTCTTGGAACACTTACTTATTCTAAAAATGCACCAAAATTGCACAATGATCCTTTTGATCGCATGTTAATTTGCCAAGCAAAAGTAGAAAATATGTTTCTCATGACTCATGATTCATTGATCCCATATTATGATGAAGATTTTATCATACCCGTGTAA
- a CDS encoding SDR family oxidoreductase, which produces MKKIAIIGANGKQGHCLTNEAVMRGFDVTAIIRQPCAKNEKAKVLQKDLFDLKPEDLTGFNAVIDAFGAWTPETFDRHITSLRHLCDCVKNTKIRLLIVGGAGCLYTDKEHKTILLNAPNFPEEFRPLAQAETDAFLELKERKDVLWTYLSPPLDFKAEGKRTGKYKLAGKDLPFNSNGESTISYADYAIAMIDEVENGKFIQDNFSVVSL; this is translated from the coding sequence ATGAAAAAGATTGCAATTATTGGAGCAAATGGAAAACAAGGTCATTGTCTTACAAATGAAGCTGTAATGAGGGGCTTTGATGTAACTGCCATCATCCGTCAGCCTTGTGCAAAAAACGAAAAGGCAAAGGTTCTACAAAAAGATTTATTTGATCTAAAACCTGAAGATTTGACAGGTTTTAATGCAGTTATCGATGCCTTTGGAGCGTGGACACCTGAAACCTTTGACCGGCACATCACTTCGTTAAGGCATTTATGTGATTGCGTAAAAAATACTAAAATCCGTCTTTTAATAGTCGGAGGAGCGGGTTGCCTCTACACAGATAAGGAGCACAAAACAATCTTACTTAATGCTCCCAATTTCCCTGAAGAATTCCGTCCTTTAGCACAGGCAGAAACGGATGCGTTTCTTGAATTAAAGGAAAGAAAAGATGTTTTGTGGACTTATTTATCTCCGCCCTTAGATTTTAAAGCAGAAGGTAAACGTACCGGGAAATATAAACTTGCAGGTAAAGATCTCCCATTCAACTCGAATGGAGAGAGCACAATAAGCTATGCCGATTACGCCATCGCTATGATTGATGAAGTAGAAAATGGAAAATTCATTCAAGATAATTTTTCGGTTGTAAGTTTATAA
- a CDS encoding Rrf2 family transcriptional regulator yields MQIGTKFSVSIHILLCVEFFKDKCKVTSDFLAESVKTNPVVIRKLMSALKNAGLIEITQGTGGIALKKKAAQISFLDIFNAVESIKDGKLFKIHDTPPNECPIAQKINFLLDGYFLDAQTTLEKKLNSFTLQSILNKIKDIQIS; encoded by the coding sequence ATGCAAATAGGAACAAAATTTTCGGTTTCAATTCATATCCTACTCTGCGTTGAATTCTTTAAAGATAAGTGCAAGGTAACTAGCGATTTTCTTGCCGAAAGTGTAAAGACAAATCCCGTAGTTATACGCAAACTTATGAGTGCATTAAAAAATGCCGGTCTTATAGAAATTACTCAGGGAACAGGCGGTATTGCACTAAAAAAAAAGGCGGCTCAAATCAGCTTCCTCGATATCTTTAATGCAGTAGAATCAATAAAAGACGGAAAACTATTTAAAATACATGACACACCACCGAATGAATGTCCTATTGCACAAAAAATAAATTTCTTGCTTGACGGCTATTTTTTGGATGCTCAAACCACCCTAGAAAAAAAATTAAATTCATTTACACTGCAAAGTATTTTAAACAAGATTAAAGACATTCAAATATCTTAA
- a CDS encoding class I SAM-dependent methyltransferase: MLDSKGFDLWSNNYDTQVEISDEENVYPFAGYKRVLGTVYEKVRKQNPKNILDIGFGTGILAKKLYDDGYNIYGIDFSNEMLKKAKQKMPNAELLQFDFTDGLPKEFEQKQFDVILSTYAIHHIDDKAKKSYILKLLKSLNPKGILIFGDVAFETEEDMEAARKKDYEEWDDEEYYLIAERFNLWFPHLKTDFIKISYCSGVFTIYKE, from the coding sequence ATGTTGGACAGTAAAGGCTTTGACCTATGGTCAAATAATTACGACACACAAGTAGAAATATCAGATGAAGAAAATGTTTATCCCTTTGCCGGATATAAAAGAGTTCTAGGTACGGTATACGAAAAGGTTCGCAAGCAAAATCCTAAAAATATTTTGGACATAGGATTCGGCACAGGTATTTTAGCAAAAAAACTTTATGACGACGGATATAATATTTACGGAATAGACTTTTCAAATGAGATGCTAAAAAAGGCAAAACAAAAAATGCCTAATGCGGAACTTTTGCAATTTGATTTTACCGATGGTCTCCCTAAGGAATTTGAGCAAAAACAATTCGATGTTATACTCAGTACCTATGCAATTCATCACATAGATGACAAAGCAAAAAAATCATATATTCTGAAGCTGTTAAAATCCTTAAACCCAAAGGGTATTCTTATCTTCGGCGATGTTGCATTTGAAACGGAAGAAGATATGGAAGCTGCAAGAAAAAAAGATTATGAAGAATGGGATGATGAAGAATATTATTTAATTGCTGAAAGATTTAATTTATGGTTTCCGCATCTAAAAACGGATTTTATAAAAATATCTTATTGTTCCGGTGTATTTACAATTTATAAGGAATAA